In Holophagales bacterium, one DNA window encodes the following:
- a CDS encoding aminotransferase class III-fold pyridoxal phosphate-dependent enzyme, producing the protein MARLTRGDLLPRLLTDAPGPRSRRLSQRLGVAEAPGINTLGAGLSSLVWEEARGSNVLDVDGNRFVDLTSGFGVAAVGHRHPAVVAAVRRQSGRLLHGLADVHPHRLRIDLAERLSALAPVDDPTVYFAVSGADALEVALKTAILATGHQRILAFTPSYHGLTLGALALSSREAFRLPFAHHLSRTVERLPFGAPLADLTTRLDDGPPFAAVVVEPIVGREGILLPPTGWLSALSRLCRARGTLLVADEVFTGFGRTGALFAVEDETVRPDLLACGKALGGGLPIAAVIGRRELMAAWNRGGEALHTGTFVAHPLACAAALATLGVLDQEALPQRAARLGRAIGPRLAAWPSRFAAVHEIRGRGLVWGVELHSHAGAAHAVSEALARGVLWLAGGPEGRVAQIVPPLVISERQLSDALDRLETVLAGLPGPAS; encoded by the coding sequence GTGGCCCGCCTCACCCGAGGCGACCTTCTCCCCCGCCTCCTCACCGACGCGCCGGGTCCCCGTTCCCGACGACTCTCGCAACGCCTCGGGGTTGCGGAGGCTCCCGGAATCAACACCCTCGGGGCCGGCCTCTCGAGCCTCGTCTGGGAGGAGGCACGCGGGAGCAATGTCCTCGACGTCGACGGAAACCGCTTCGTCGACCTGACCTCCGGGTTCGGCGTCGCCGCAGTCGGACACCGTCATCCGGCCGTCGTCGCCGCCGTCCGCCGCCAGTCCGGGCGTCTACTTCATGGCCTCGCGGATGTTCACCCGCACCGCCTGCGCATCGACCTCGCCGAGCGACTCTCGGCCCTCGCACCCGTCGACGACCCCACGGTCTACTTCGCCGTCTCTGGTGCCGACGCTCTCGAAGTCGCCCTCAAGACCGCCATCCTCGCGACCGGCCACCAGCGGATCCTGGCGTTCACGCCCTCCTACCACGGGCTGACGCTCGGCGCGCTCGCACTCTCGTCTCGCGAGGCCTTTCGCCTGCCCTTCGCCCACCACCTCTCGCGCACCGTCGAGCGGCTTCCTTTCGGCGCGCCACTCGCCGACCTCACGACGCGCCTCGACGACGGACCACCCTTCGCCGCCGTCGTCGTCGAGCCGATCGTCGGGCGAGAAGGCATCCTCCTTCCACCGACCGGATGGCTGTCGGCACTGTCGAGGCTCTGCCGGGCGAGGGGTACCCTCCTCGTCGCAGACGAGGTCTTCACGGGCTTCGGGAGAACAGGAGCCCTCTTCGCGGTCGAAGACGAGACGGTACGACCCGATCTCCTCGCCTGCGGCAAAGCCCTCGGCGGCGGGCTACCGATCGCCGCGGTGATCGGCCGGCGAGAGTTGATGGCAGCCTGGAACCGCGGCGGCGAGGCCCTCCACACCGGGACCTTCGTCGCCCACCCGCTGGCGTGCGCCGCGGCTCTCGCGACCCTCGGCGTGCTCGACCAGGAGGCTCTCCCGCAGCGCGCCGCTCGGCTCGGCCGTGCGATCGGTCCGCGCCTTGCCGCTTGGCCCTCTCGTTTTGCCGCCGTCCACGAAATCCGCGGGCGTGGCCTCGTCTGGGGCGTCGAGCTCCACTCCCATGCAGGTGCCGCGCATGCCGTCTCCGAGGCGCTCGCCCGCGGTGTTCTCTGGCTTGCCGGGGGCCCCGAAGGACGCGTTGCCCAGATCGTGCCACCCCTCGTCATCAGCGAACGTCAGCTCTCCGACGCTCTCGATCGTCTCGAGACGGTCCTCGCCGGCCTCCCCGGCCCGGCGAGCTGA